One Vanessa atalanta chromosome 15, ilVanAtal1.2, whole genome shotgun sequence genomic window, ATACATTACTTTGAAGATCAAGGACGGTTTTTATCAAGGCATAGCAAGACAAGTAATCGAGGCGTGGTCGgagatattgtatataaatcagAGCATTTGCTCAACAGATATCACTTGTGAAAACTCTTCCAAGCAACTCCATAACAATGTTCTTCAAACTGGTGAGTTAAATGTGATTTCTATAATAATCaccacaatatatatttagttttatatataagataaaacaCAATTAAGCTGACAGCGAAATCTGTTGACTTTTTTCTCGTTCGTATATTGTTTTTAGATAAatgttaatagttttaatttgattgttatgataaataataactcttcaaatatatattaatatatttaagtatgccccaaaaaatgaattaattgcaTACTTATTCTACAAACCCATTAAAGTTATACATACTAAATAGTGAAAAACTGTTTGGGTATCGTTTGAAAATTCAACTCAATAATCATTTCGTAGACGTAATAATAGatgtttaatgtattatatggtGTTATGATGTAAGGTTTCATGGTCTTCTAAGTGATATACATTTCAATACAAGTATGTGCGGTCGTTAACCCTTAgtgaattacaaacaaacattgataattttagtcTATACAATTGGTGTTTTGGTCCATTGTCCGCTAAGCTTTTTGTAAAAATACGGGTTATCTATAAATGTTGTATAATGTAACAATAGttctttttcttttgaatataaaattagcgATGTGATAAATGgtatttaacgaaaaaaaaaactgctaaaaatttttttagcaGTTTTCAGAGTAAAGCCGAtacttaaaaccttttttattaaaactgtaatcattttgtttttacacAAATAGTtgcaatgttatattatatcaacaACAAAAAATGTACGTAGTAAATATGTAGATGCATAGTGTTTTTCTTTTCCTACTAGGTACTGCCCGGTATTGTTACAATGtctcaaatttatttgtaagcCATTATCCGATATGACTTACACTCTTGTCTAAATATATATCCATTGTCATGTTGATCGGTCTAGCGGCATCGAagtctattatttaaaacacaaattttgaAACCAACAAACTAACATGAATTTTTTACATATAGTTCtttgagaataaatattttaataaatcgacTTTTGTTCATTACATACATAGTAATTTAAATCTTCATTTGTATTGACTTAGCGTTTATTTTTTCGAGGAATCTATTTGTGTTTACGgtgttaatttaaatgtcactaatattttgttttatctgttTCAGTTCGCTTTATTTGCCCTCGTGGCGGTGGCTTTCGCCAACCCTAAGCCCGAGCCTCAAGTTTTAGCCTACGGTGCTGGACTCTTACCTTCCTACCCTTACTATTCATCTGGTATCTACGCCGCTGCTGCTCCTTACAACGCACTACCCTACGCTTACAACGGATACTTTCTTCGCTAAGACTAAACTATGAGGCCACCTGATCGCCAGGCATTTTAAGATTTCctgaaataattgtaattccttttgttttagaaaattttCTATGCTCACGCTATGGTGACCTTAACCGAATTTTCGCTAGATCAATGAATTTGAAATGCCtaacgtttaaataaatttttatgcatatttgttttgttttattactaagtaattatatttgaaacctgtatttgaatatatagaATTAATGCGCATTAGTAAATTTcggaaacatattttatttattcaatggtAAAACTAACTTATCGCAACTATTGGTTGTGACGTGTAGAAGATcgaaaaaaagaatatttttttagcgtgaagatatattatttaataaatataaattctaatgaaTTGTTTTTGAAGACAACattctactttaaataaatgatgaattatttaacatatttttcttctACAAATAGAAggtcttttacttttaaaatagtaaaaaggtATAAGCGAGAATTAATATTgggtacaataaataaaacatataggtattatttaaacaatttaataacactcaaataacatatttaatataatgcaacaaacaaatgtaatttaaagtaacaaacatattatataaaatgataaaaaaaataataataattttactaatacagTGTTGccacaattataattatcttttttttttaaaaagatatacaaATCAAACGAGAAAAGGTTTGTTCAATGTatccaaaatatttataccataatTATTTACGATAATACCAGTCTGCGGCATAAGCGTAAGGTAGGCTGTAAGGTAGAGAAAAAGCTGAGTTGACAACAGGGTAGTAGTCTTGGTAACTGTAAGTAGAACCATAAGCATATTTATAATCTGAATAGGCCACGGGGGCAACCTGAGCTGCCGGGGCAACGGGTGCTACCGAGGCCACGGCAGAATAAGTCAGTGGGGAAAAGGATGCAACCTGAGTTGCTGGGGCTACTACTGGTGCAGCTGGTTGTGCGACAAGAGCTGCTGATGTGAAGGGTGAAGATATTAAACCTCCACTTAGTATAATTGCTGGGTCACCCGATGCAACGGCAAACAGGGCCAACACAGCTATctataaatggaaaaaaaaaacatatatttagtttataataattagagaaATTATGACTATTATATATCTAGTCATCTTgagattttaattaacaaagttGAGCCCTGCGGTTTTAAgtctattaaatttgtattatattatacgtaagGCTTACCTTATTATAACCTTTGAAAGGGTCAACTTTAAGATTTTGatgattattaaaatcagttttgaatatttccccaaaaaaacagacagacaggtcTACAGAATTGttaaaggttttataaattGCAAACTCAAGTTAATTCTCCTAATTAAAGCAAAAGCATGAACTACCGAAACAATCTTCTTGAAAAGAATAGGTGTCCTCAGCCTAGCATTTATAAGATATCAATTTACTTTTCAgccgattttaatatttattttatttattaatatgagaaTTGCCAATAACAATAACCAATTGCAATTATTGCGAGCAGCATATTGGGAAGATAAAGAATTATCAATTGCGTTAATATTGTTGCAAATGATTAAAATGTTCCTAATTTGTTTGCGTATgctatgattaaataaaataaaaaaaatgttattccaAATCTTACCAACAATAAATGCATGTTGCCGAATGAAGATGTGCACTTGTTTTCTATTGCCGAATTGATGTATGACTGAATAATACTGAAATGTCCAAGCGTATTTATTTGAAGTTCACAAAATAGGTAACAAATGACCAACAGATTTATGTACGTGTGACAAAATCGCCGCTTTAAAACTTGCCAAGGCTCTTTTGAATGGTTTCTCCCGAAACAAaagaatgtataatattaaaagaatgtAGATGGAAgttgtaacatat contains:
- the LOC125069402 gene encoding uncharacterized protein LOC125069402 is translated as MHLLLIAVLALFAVASGDPAIILSGGLISSPFTSAALVAQPAAPVVAPATQVASFSPLTYSAVASVAPVAPAAQVAPVAYSDYKYAYGSTYSYQDYYPVVNSAFSLPYSLPYAYAADWYYRK